A single genomic interval of Psychroserpens sp. NJDZ02 harbors:
- a CDS encoding GAF domain-containing protein, giving the protein MIDLNDNINLPFSLQISFNKLIERYEELAKSEDSFVAAKATRILKMQEANPILKQGFSKVSVLKEHEEEIEVLLQDSFSEILSLNEIKTASVPYHNFIFNASKRFENIIETAGPDFELEIKNMPENDWYILGCTIIMSFCYNYNTNFKRPLYYEIPDANGIIRIYKITYNADFMEIVATDEAPKLTQDDFDQLLDNFDNIDLWKEKFPPNSYVSKGFVISNIFDVTDDQAISNIKTTLIGNNKRKDETFMGDFQKVFRSLLSVTDLQVGFSIYNKEENTLMKVHDSSINSYLLKAKEAFKCENLFCHFSYEKILREKTNFAISDVDKSFKLSGGASPQVTVLKQQGIKSAIFAPIAENGELLAVLELVSKTPKALNSINSNKLADVMPFILSAVKRSKRDEENLIQAIIQRECTSIHPSVKWKFERAARQFMQEEFDGMANPTFNKISFENVYPLFGQIDVKGSSEARNNATQKDLLLQLKMVERIVKTVYKTEKLPIFEQLLFQIGAYKKALKTDFKVDSEQRVTHFFKNEIVPLFKFQLKSKPYIKEDVEDYFSKIDSDLDVIYYYRKNYDDTISLINKNMSSLLDKKQIEAQAMYPHFFERYKTDGVEHNMYIGEAITKEDSFSPIYLYNLRLWQLQVMCKMENVFYNKQHEYPIGLDVASMILVFNQPLSIRFRTDEKHFDVDGTYNARYEVVKKRVDKANIKGTSERITAKGKLTIVYSQKEDEIEYLQYISFLQSKHQIGDQVEILELEDLQGVTGLKALRVNILYQNDSNKKEFYTYDDLMDAIKA; this is encoded by the coding sequence ATGATCGATTTAAACGACAATATAAATTTACCTTTTTCGTTGCAAATTAGTTTTAATAAATTAATTGAGCGCTATGAAGAGTTGGCAAAAAGTGAAGATTCATTTGTTGCGGCAAAAGCTACTCGTATTTTAAAAATGCAAGAGGCTAATCCTATATTAAAACAAGGGTTTAGTAAAGTGTCTGTTTTAAAAGAACACGAGGAAGAAATTGAGGTTTTATTACAAGATTCCTTTAGTGAAATTTTAAGTTTAAATGAGATAAAAACGGCGAGTGTACCCTATCATAATTTTATTTTTAATGCCTCTAAACGGTTTGAGAATATTATAGAAACGGCGGGTCCAGATTTTGAGTTGGAAATTAAAAATATGCCTGAAAACGATTGGTATATTTTAGGTTGTACTATAATTATGAGTTTCTGTTATAATTATAACACTAACTTTAAACGTCCTTTATATTATGAGATTCCGGATGCGAATGGCATTATTAGAATTTATAAAATCACGTATAATGCAGATTTTATGGAGATTGTTGCTACCGATGAGGCGCCTAAATTAACTCAGGATGATTTTGATCAGTTATTAGATAATTTTGATAACATAGACTTATGGAAAGAAAAATTCCCGCCGAATAGTTATGTGTCTAAAGGATTTGTGATTTCTAATATATTTGATGTTACAGACGATCAAGCTATATCCAATATAAAAACAACCTTAATAGGAAATAATAAACGTAAAGACGAAACCTTTATGGGTGATTTCCAAAAGGTGTTCAGGTCATTATTAAGTGTTACTGATTTACAAGTTGGTTTTTCGATATATAACAAAGAGGAAAATACGTTGATGAAAGTTCATGATTCTAGCATTAATAGTTATTTATTAAAAGCAAAGGAAGCATTTAAGTGCGAAAATTTATTTTGTCATTTCAGTTATGAGAAAATTTTACGAGAGAAAACAAATTTTGCAATATCTGATGTCGATAAAAGTTTTAAATTATCTGGAGGTGCGTCGCCTCAGGTTACTGTTTTAAAACAGCAGGGTATAAAAAGTGCTATTTTTGCACCAATAGCAGAAAACGGAGAGTTGTTAGCTGTTTTAGAATTGGTTTCTAAAACACCTAAGGCTTTAAATAGTATCAATTCTAATAAATTGGCAGACGTGATGCCTTTTATTTTATCTGCTGTAAAGCGTTCTAAAAGAGATGAGGAAAATTTAATTCAGGCAATTATACAAAGAGAATGTACATCTATCCATCCAAGTGTGAAATGGAAATTTGAGCGTGCAGCAAGGCAGTTTATGCAAGAAGAGTTTGACGGCATGGCTAATCCGACTTTTAATAAGATAAGCTTCGAAAATGTCTACCCTTTATTTGGGCAAATAGATGTCAAAGGATCCTCTGAAGCTAGGAATAATGCAACACAAAAGGATTTGTTATTGCAACTTAAAATGGTGGAGCGTATTGTTAAAACGGTTTATAAAACAGAAAAATTACCAATATTTGAGCAGCTATTGTTTCAAATAGGGGCTTATAAAAAAGCGTTGAAAACCGATTTTAAAGTGGATAGTGAGCAAAGGGTAACACACTTTTTTAAAAATGAAATTGTACCACTTTTTAAATTTCAATTAAAATCGAAACCTTATATAAAAGAAGATGTTGAAGATTACTTTAGTAAGATTGATAGCGACTTAGATGTTATTTACTACTACCGTAAAAATTATGATGACACGATAAGTTTGATTAATAAAAACATGTCCTCTTTATTAGATAAAAAACAGATTGAAGCGCAAGCTATGTATCCTCATTTTTTTGAGCGTTACAAAACAGATGGTGTAGAGCATAATATGTATATTGGAGAAGCGATAACTAAAGAGGATTCGTTTAGCCCTATTTATTTATACAACTTACGTTTATGGCAATTACAGGTCATGTGTAAAATGGAAAATGTATTCTATAACAAACAGCATGAGTATCCGATTGGCTTAGATGTAGCATCTATGATTCTTGTTTTTAACCAACCGTTGTCTATTAGATTTAGAACAGACGAGAAACATTTTGATGTGGACGGAACCTATAATGCCAGATATGAGGTAGTTAAAAAGCGAGTAGATAAAGCTAACATAAAAGGTACTTCAGAGCGTATAACAGCTAAGGGGAAATTAACGATTGTCTATTCTCAAAAGGAAGACGAAATCGAGTACTTACAATACATTAGTTTCTTGCAATCTAAACACCAAATAGGCGATCAGGTCGAAATTTTAGAACTAGAAGATCTTCAGGGTGTAACGGGTTTAAAAGCGTTACGTGTAAATATACTGTACCAAAATGATTCTAATAAAAAGGAGTTTTATACGTATGATGATTTAATGGACGCTATTAAAGCGTAA